In one Vibrio sp. CB1-14 genomic region, the following are encoded:
- a CDS encoding mechanosensitive ion channel family protein has protein sequence MSLSPRLVWILILLLLIGSNQAFAHKHPELANTASPKATVESFLSASNELINYWQQEKLRTNEADRALAQVIRTMDLSMVPNRTRQVVVMERILLLREVLDRFNEDVFDQLPDDTSNEYWRFKNTDISLIKIDSGERAGQYVFSPITIQQLPRWYRIMEPITYALPDRPNYYQSFIHSPGPLLSKAFIERLPYSAHQLYGPIPLWQWVAVFSVLIICFTALKLSIYLGRKWNQHWEQKNIKWKVGKLISLVSCGFILFITRQVIDQGIWLTGGFYQFLTTCFFLAQFYFTSWLIMALFKYFAALYAYNKHNGKNVDSSLITVLSRIFGGLTIVILGIYVIEYMGFSISPLLAGIGVGGLAVALAIRPVLENVINGLTLYADGGIKIGELCRYGDKLGTIESIGLRSTRIRTLERSLITIPNSEFANMEIDNLERRDKRRMEHTLRVRPELSQSQLKVLIVSIRRLLLQHPETEEEPIRVRFCGVGEFALLINLVCYIRCRDNEEFLSIQEDILFLVTQQIDAVGAQLAFSNQYQLAGKLAATDSELKEKAEQTISQWHDTNNYPFPDFSYEYKYEIKNSTVFPAKTAATRKDGA, from the coding sequence ATGTCCCTTTCACCACGACTAGTTTGGATCTTGATATTACTGTTGCTTATTGGGAGTAATCAGGCTTTTGCACACAAGCACCCTGAACTTGCCAACACAGCTTCGCCCAAAGCCACTGTTGAAAGCTTTCTCTCCGCGTCCAACGAATTAATTAACTACTGGCAACAGGAAAAGTTAAGAACCAACGAGGCTGATCGTGCTCTGGCTCAAGTCATACGTACAATGGACTTGTCTATGGTGCCTAATCGAACACGACAAGTTGTTGTCATGGAGCGGATCTTATTACTAAGAGAGGTGCTAGACAGATTTAACGAAGATGTTTTCGATCAACTTCCTGACGATACTAGTAATGAATACTGGCGCTTCAAAAATACCGATATCTCATTGATTAAAATCGATTCTGGAGAGCGTGCGGGCCAATATGTATTTTCACCTATCACGATACAACAGTTACCACGTTGGTATCGAATCATGGAGCCTATCACCTACGCTTTGCCTGATAGGCCAAACTATTATCAAAGCTTCATACACTCACCAGGCCCTTTGCTTTCAAAGGCATTCATAGAGCGTTTACCTTACTCTGCTCATCAACTTTACGGCCCGATCCCCTTGTGGCAATGGGTCGCTGTGTTCTCTGTACTCATTATTTGTTTCACCGCACTGAAGTTAAGTATCTATCTCGGTAGGAAGTGGAACCAACATTGGGAGCAAAAGAACATTAAGTGGAAGGTGGGAAAACTGATTTCACTCGTCAGCTGTGGCTTCATTCTATTTATTACCCGCCAAGTTATTGATCAAGGTATATGGTTAACAGGTGGGTTCTATCAGTTTCTAACAACGTGTTTCTTTTTAGCCCAGTTCTACTTCACCTCATGGCTAATCATGGCACTGTTTAAATACTTTGCCGCCCTCTATGCATACAACAAACATAATGGGAAGAATGTTGATTCATCCCTAATTACCGTCTTATCGCGTATATTTGGTGGACTCACCATTGTCATATTGGGTATTTACGTCATCGAGTATATGGGATTTTCTATCTCACCACTTTTAGCGGGTATTGGTGTGGGTGGTTTGGCTGTCGCTTTAGCTATTCGACCTGTACTTGAAAATGTCATTAACGGTCTAACGCTCTACGCTGATGGTGGAATAAAGATTGGTGAGTTATGTCGCTACGGTGACAAATTAGGAACCATAGAAAGCATCGGCCTACGCTCGACTCGCATACGCACATTAGAGCGCTCCCTAATTACCATCCCCAACTCAGAATTTGCCAACATGGAGATTGATAACTTAGAACGACGCGATAAACGGCGTATGGAGCATACATTACGAGTGCGCCCCGAGCTCAGTCAGTCACAGCTTAAAGTTCTTATTGTTAGTATTCGACGACTGCTTCTTCAGCATCCAGAAACAGAAGAAGAACCAATACGTGTGAGATTCTGTGGCGTAGGTGAATTTGCCCTACTTATCAACCTAGTGTGCTACATCCGCTGCAGAGACAACGAAGAGTTCTTATCGATACAAGAAGATATTCTCTTCCTAGTTACGCAGCAAATTGACGCGGTTGGGGCTCAGCTCGCTTTCTCCAACCAATATCAGCTTGCTGGTAAACTCGCGGCAACAGATAGTGAACTCAAGGAGAAAGCGGAACAGACCATCAGTCAGTGGCATGACACCAACAATTACCCCTTCCCTGACTTCAGTTACGAGTATAAATACGAAATAAAGAATAGTACTGTGTTTCCTGCCAAAACTGCAGCAACCAGAAAAGATGGAGCATAA
- a CDS encoding alkyl/aryl-sulfatase, with product MNINSKSLTKYFIVGVSLIAPIGVVHAANFTQPQAVYSGAEITLSQYPNGAIVNASLLDSVAKTQPSEAYIKEVTPGVWAIVGYHFGYKAVIEGPNELILFDTGDDVEEALEVIELVRNNISDKPIKTVIYSHSHYAFGTEVIKAKYGDDLKVIGHPDLNKNITQSSGLGAAIPELAPSLYARTLEQFSALLPELGPDGQAPSPLGRTKGFVPVNTPVEHGQTMVIDDIEMVFFTDFDSDSNDQVIVYLPESQTVLNNHLWPTFPNFYTLRGSVYRDPTEWAAGIQFIRSLEPEHLINTHTMHISGKEEIQTALNGYYDAIMYLYDQTLRGILLGKTPEELRYWVQLPKDLAELPHNQMSYGEFSYYPKYIYQYAMGWFGRDAENLNRVAPDVQAGKIVEGFGGVDAVKLELREVLANQEFAWAAELGGYLVKVVPNDTEANQLLADALRQMGYRTEATIPRSWYLTRALQLEDKLQIPQIAFTGVESVIDSPADTYVNQYRVRLDPRVSYGEDQMIAITFNDSDAPTMGLHVRSGVAEFVSDINQYARAPDTNLALTKRAWGDVVV from the coding sequence GTGAACATAAATTCAAAATCACTAACTAAATACTTTATTGTCGGTGTGAGTTTAATCGCCCCCATTGGTGTAGTGCATGCTGCAAACTTTACTCAACCACAAGCGGTTTATAGCGGCGCCGAAATCACATTGAGCCAATATCCGAATGGAGCAATAGTCAATGCTTCCTTGTTAGATAGTGTTGCTAAAACCCAGCCATCAGAGGCATACATCAAGGAAGTAACACCTGGAGTTTGGGCTATTGTCGGATACCACTTTGGCTACAAGGCGGTGATCGAAGGTCCAAATGAGCTCATTTTATTTGATACCGGGGATGATGTAGAAGAAGCGCTAGAAGTCATCGAATTGGTTCGAAACAACATCAGTGATAAACCAATTAAAACGGTCATTTATAGTCATTCACACTATGCATTTGGTACCGAAGTAATCAAAGCAAAGTATGGTGATGACCTAAAAGTAATCGGCCATCCAGACCTGAATAAAAATATCACCCAAAGTAGTGGGCTCGGTGCTGCAATCCCAGAGTTAGCACCTTCACTCTACGCTCGCACATTGGAACAGTTCTCTGCTCTGCTTCCAGAACTAGGGCCTGATGGCCAAGCGCCGTCACCGCTTGGCCGAACCAAAGGCTTTGTTCCGGTAAATACACCCGTTGAACATGGCCAAACTATGGTCATTGATGACATTGAAATGGTGTTCTTTACTGACTTTGACAGTGACAGCAATGATCAAGTCATTGTCTATCTTCCTGAGTCACAAACTGTACTCAATAATCACCTATGGCCAACGTTCCCTAACTTTTATACGCTCCGAGGCTCTGTGTACCGTGACCCTACCGAGTGGGCGGCAGGTATTCAATTTATTCGCAGTCTAGAGCCAGAACATTTGATAAACACTCACACTATGCACATCAGTGGCAAGGAAGAGATTCAAACCGCATTGAATGGCTACTACGATGCCATCATGTACCTGTACGATCAAACGCTACGGGGTATTTTGCTCGGTAAAACTCCTGAAGAGCTGCGCTACTGGGTACAACTACCCAAGGATCTCGCTGAGTTGCCACACAATCAGATGAGCTATGGCGAGTTTTCCTACTACCCGAAATACATTTACCAATATGCTATGGGGTGGTTTGGGCGCGACGCGGAGAACTTAAATCGTGTCGCACCTGATGTGCAAGCAGGCAAGATTGTTGAAGGCTTTGGTGGTGTCGATGCAGTAAAACTGGAGCTAAGAGAAGTTCTAGCCAACCAGGAGTTTGCCTGGGCAGCAGAACTGGGTGGATACTTAGTCAAAGTCGTTCCCAACGATACAGAGGCCAATCAATTGCTAGCTGATGCCCTTCGTCAGATGGGCTATCGAACCGAAGCCACTATTCCTCGTTCTTGGTATCTGACCCGCGCTCTGCAGCTTGAAGATAAACTCCAAATACCACAAATCGCCTTTACTGGTGTGGAGTCTGTCATTGACTCACCTGCCGACACGTATGTTAACCAATATCGTGTACGCCTCGATCCTCGAGTAAGCTACGGTGAAGACCAAATGATTGCCATTACTTTCAACGATAGTGATGCGCCCACGATGGGTTTGCACGTGCGCAGCGGCGTTGCTGAATTTGTCTCCGATATCAACCAATACGCCCGAGCACCTGACACTAATCTTGCCCTAACAAAACGTGCCTGGGGGGATGTAGTGGTTTAA
- a CDS encoding alpha/beta hydrolase, with product MMKRYVTKTVTTLSLAGLMTASAVASVTMEKRQVPTPAGVSSSFAAIVDQKVYSMGIPTPSTTEEWLTAREMFDAPQAKVAIEAAERLGVNYERKSFAGVDTYFVTPKNVDSQYQDRWLVHIHGGAFVFGGDDAALREAIWMADGLNAKVISVNYRQPPEHPFPAAIDDAVAVWKELMKTQPAEKTAIFGTSAGGNLTLATTLKLKELELPLPGALFAGTPATDLKETSDSWITLQGLDPLGSRDGLIEAAFDVYAGETPLDNPLLSPVYGDVHDFPPTILISGTRDLLLSDTVRMHRTLRANNVDAELHIYDGQSHGDYIQGLIHDFPESDDAMAELSRFFENHLK from the coding sequence ATGATGAAAAGATACGTCACAAAAACCGTTACTACCCTATCTCTTGCTGGACTAATGACCGCATCTGCTGTTGCAAGTGTCACTATGGAAAAGCGCCAAGTTCCAACACCAGCTGGCGTCTCCAGTAGTTTTGCCGCCATTGTGGATCAGAAAGTGTATTCAATGGGCATTCCGACGCCCTCTACAACAGAAGAATGGCTTACTGCCCGTGAAATGTTTGATGCGCCACAAGCTAAAGTCGCTATTGAAGCGGCAGAAAGACTTGGTGTTAACTACGAAAGAAAATCTTTTGCTGGCGTTGATACCTACTTTGTAACCCCTAAAAATGTTGACTCTCAATATCAAGATCGCTGGCTAGTGCACATTCATGGTGGTGCATTTGTATTCGGTGGCGACGATGCAGCTTTACGCGAAGCCATTTGGATGGCTGACGGGCTAAATGCTAAGGTCATTTCTGTCAATTACCGTCAACCACCAGAGCACCCTTTCCCTGCAGCTATCGATGATGCGGTTGCGGTATGGAAGGAACTCATGAAAACTCAACCTGCAGAAAAGACCGCTATCTTTGGTACTAGTGCTGGAGGAAACCTCACACTAGCAACAACACTCAAACTCAAAGAGCTCGAGCTACCACTGCCAGGCGCTCTGTTTGCTGGCACACCGGCCACTGACCTAAAAGAGACGTCGGATTCATGGATTACGTTACAAGGCCTAGATCCATTAGGCTCTCGTGATGGACTTATTGAGGCGGCCTTTGATGTCTACGCCGGTGAAACGCCCCTAGATAACCCACTGCTATCGCCAGTCTATGGTGATGTCCATGACTTTCCACCTACTATCTTAATTTCAGGTACACGAGATCTACTGCTCAGTGACACAGTCCGAATGCACCGTACTTTGCGAGCTAACAATGTCGATGCAGAACTCCACATCTATGACGGTCAATCACATGGTGACTACATTCAGGGATTAATCCATGACTTCCCTGAGTCAGATGATGCGATGGCAGAGCTCTCGCGCTTTTTCGAAAATCACCTAAAGTAA
- a CDS encoding LysR family transcriptional regulator, with amino-acid sequence MKDIKNLDLNLLKLLKAVVETKNTHTAASQLGISQTSVSRGLAKLREVFGDQLFIRKAHGVEPSELAEKLAEAADSMYSPIEKVVESYQNFDPLEFEGDVTIAMQIYFIETYGVGIFEVLREALPKARFHFIYWQDDSLGEVLKGNIDYLIQFDAYPLPQEIYQHHLHRIKLSLIARENHPTLSTTSDWEAIHELPVVRIVFDGINTKRAPIEDLYRAKGYQANISMTTHSVKVLLNKIANSDAILFGSSYMLELQDGLASYPLPAIPKEMQQANICGGYLQTKRGYPLNQLLHQAMQTYFDSVRQPE; translated from the coding sequence ATGAAAGATATCAAGAATTTAGACCTCAATTTATTGAAGTTATTGAAAGCTGTGGTTGAGACAAAAAACACTCACACAGCAGCCAGCCAGTTAGGAATATCACAAACCAGCGTAAGCCGCGGTCTTGCAAAGTTAAGAGAAGTGTTTGGTGACCAACTCTTTATCCGTAAAGCCCATGGTGTAGAGCCATCTGAACTGGCAGAGAAGCTAGCCGAAGCGGCAGATTCTATGTACTCACCTATTGAAAAAGTGGTCGAGTCTTATCAAAACTTTGACCCTCTTGAATTTGAGGGCGATGTAACGATCGCTATGCAAATCTATTTCATTGAAACGTATGGTGTTGGCATTTTTGAAGTGTTACGTGAAGCATTGCCAAAAGCGCGTTTTCACTTTATCTATTGGCAAGATGATTCACTTGGCGAAGTACTCAAGGGCAACATTGATTATTTGATCCAGTTTGATGCGTACCCATTACCCCAGGAAATTTACCAACATCACCTGCACCGTATTAAACTGAGTCTCATCGCTAGAGAAAATCACCCGACTTTATCGACTACCAGTGATTGGGAGGCGATTCATGAGCTGCCTGTGGTGCGAATTGTTTTTGATGGTATTAATACCAAGCGTGCCCCGATCGAAGATCTATATCGGGCTAAGGGGTATCAGGCAAACATTTCAATGACAACTCATAGTGTTAAAGTTCTACTTAATAAAATTGCCAATTCCGATGCAATATTGTTTGGCAGCAGCTATATGCTGGAGCTGCAAGATGGACTTGCTTCTTACCCTCTTCCAGCAATTCCTAAAGAGATGCAGCAGGCCAATATATGCGGCGGCTATTTACAAACTAAACGAGGTTATCCGTTAAATCAGTTACTCCATCAAGCCATGCAAACCTATTTTGATAGTGTGAGGCAACCAGAGTAG
- a CDS encoding magnesium transporter MgtE N-terminal domain-containing protein: MTSINLAFSSESVEKLYLEILACLTPRKAKQLNKAILGAENSELPLVLRNLSYPQRIATWTLLNEVNPNLAASLLEHLSDPELLWLFSQLPETTSLKLFQYLHSADRRLLLNELPTELTKQLKQALPTIWEDEERAALKYRQDNAGGICRSETLKLPSDATVDSLSARLSNEEHGLDRLEWRYVYLHDTEGRYLGGLKIRLKAH; encoded by the coding sequence ATGACATCAATTAACTTAGCTTTTTCGTCAGAAAGTGTGGAAAAGTTGTATTTGGAAATACTAGCATGCCTTACTCCTAGAAAGGCGAAGCAGCTTAACAAAGCAATACTCGGGGCGGAGAATTCCGAACTGCCTTTAGTATTAAGAAACCTCTCTTACCCACAACGTATCGCTACATGGACTCTACTAAACGAAGTGAACCCAAACCTTGCAGCTAGCTTGCTCGAGCACTTGTCAGATCCTGAGCTTTTATGGCTGTTCAGCCAGTTACCTGAAACCACGAGCCTTAAGTTGTTTCAATACTTGCATTCCGCTGACCGTCGATTACTACTAAACGAACTACCCACTGAACTAACAAAACAGCTCAAACAGGCGCTGCCAACAATATGGGAAGATGAAGAACGGGCGGCCTTAAAATACCGACAAGACAACGCAGGAGGAATTTGCAGGAGTGAAACTCTTAAACTACCTTCAGATGCCACCGTCGACAGCTTGAGCGCTAGATTAAGTAATGAAGAACACGGTTTGGATCGACTAGAGTGGCGCTATGTATACTTACACGACACAGAAGGCCGTTATTTAGGCGGACTTAAAATACGATTAAAAGCACACTAG
- a CDS encoding DedA family protein, whose product MQEIISAIWMQDFDALLELNSLHVLLLLLGVVLFLESSFVFLPLPGDGLVLFIGGMVGLGAIDFSSALLLLTSAAFLGSIVAYLQGRWLHNTQFMRKAEQTLPAGSLPKAKNLLNQFGFLSLFISRFVPFVRVLTPMLMGVAQLSFIRTLVVSFTSSIMWVFSLLLLGKWVMRHPFVSQYQEFITKWFLMGSLVLMIVAFIAIFMRLATKKRQLKIPY is encoded by the coding sequence ATGCAAGAGATTATATCGGCGATTTGGATGCAAGATTTTGATGCTTTGCTTGAATTGAACTCACTGCACGTTTTATTGCTTTTACTGGGCGTCGTGCTTTTTCTCGAGTCGAGTTTTGTTTTTTTACCGCTGCCAGGAGACGGTTTAGTGTTGTTTATTGGAGGTATGGTGGGTTTGGGTGCGATTGATTTTTCAAGCGCCCTACTGCTGCTGACCAGCGCTGCATTTTTAGGCAGTATTGTTGCGTACCTTCAAGGGCGTTGGCTGCACAATACTCAATTCATGCGTAAAGCTGAACAAACACTTCCAGCGGGATCGCTACCCAAAGCCAAAAATCTGTTAAACCAATTTGGATTTTTATCCCTGTTCATTTCTCGTTTTGTTCCATTCGTTCGCGTATTGACCCCAATGCTGATGGGCGTTGCACAACTCAGTTTTATAAGGACGCTTGTCGTCAGCTTCACCAGTTCGATTATGTGGGTCTTCAGTTTGTTGCTGCTAGGAAAGTGGGTCATGCGACACCCATTCGTCTCTCAATACCAAGAATTCATTACAAAATGGTTTTTGATGGGCAGTTTGGTTTTGATGATCGTTGCATTTATCGCAATTTTCATGCGACTTGCAACCAAAAAACGACAACTAAAAATACCCTATTAG
- the secF gene encoding protein translocase subunit SecF gives MTKSINVTKIRQLMTIISLILLTLSITSIVARGFNWGLDFTGGVVADIQTNPSVSQVVLKSHLDSALSQDVQLTAAGSEGYWQLRFNDTDIDLHESLNQALLPLDSSFHIANSSVIGPQVGLEMVEQGGLAILACFVLTLLYLSYRFEWRLALGSVAALVYDIVIVLGLFAMTHIEFNLTVLAALLAVMGYSLNDSIIISDRIREVFRAKPDGDTDTLLDQSIVSTLSRTLVTSGTTLVTVSSLWLLGGSALEGFAIALCVGIFSGTWSSISIGTLLPTRVGLKPIHYKQEETEPLQHIP, from the coding sequence ATGACCAAATCAATTAACGTCACCAAAATACGTCAATTGATGACGATAATATCTCTGATTCTATTGACACTTTCCATTACTTCTATCGTCGCAAGGGGATTCAATTGGGGTCTCGATTTTACGGGAGGTGTAGTCGCCGATATTCAAACAAACCCGAGCGTATCTCAAGTTGTGCTCAAATCTCATCTCGACTCTGCATTGAGCCAAGACGTACAACTAACTGCTGCAGGCAGCGAGGGGTATTGGCAGCTACGTTTCAATGATACAGACATAGATTTGCACGAATCATTAAACCAAGCACTATTACCCCTAGACAGCAGTTTTCATATTGCCAACAGTAGCGTGATTGGCCCTCAGGTTGGATTGGAAATGGTCGAACAAGGCGGCTTGGCAATTTTGGCTTGTTTCGTTCTGACCTTACTGTATTTGAGCTACCGATTTGAGTGGCGATTAGCGCTAGGTTCTGTTGCGGCGTTGGTTTATGACATTGTCATTGTGCTAGGACTATTTGCGATGACTCACATCGAATTCAACCTGACCGTTTTAGCTGCGTTATTGGCAGTCATGGGCTACTCCCTAAATGACTCGATCATCATTTCAGACAGAATCCGTGAGGTATTTCGTGCGAAGCCAGACGGTGATACCGATACCCTTCTCGACCAGTCCATAGTGTCAACCTTATCACGAACACTAGTCACATCAGGCACCACCTTAGTCACAGTCTCTTCATTGTGGTTATTAGGAGGGAGTGCGCTAGAAGGGTTTGCCATTGCATTGTGCGTCGGTATTTTCAGTGGAACATGGTCCTCTATCTCCATCGGTACGCTATTGCCAACTCGTGTGGGTTTAAAACCAATCCACTATAAACAGGAAGAAACTGAACCACTTCAACACATTCCTTAG
- the secD gene encoding protein translocase subunit SecD → MKLKRSTAPINYSAKWKVIVLALSVALMLLSALPSAFGEREALHISNHTHSARPDNIYRYLVDNDIDVHSVHEANDMFVVTFSSSGQQAPAQTLMSEFIQPSETVALTLEPAAPSWLTSLGFQPIKLGLDLRGGVQFLLDVDLTPVFNAHAQSVIDDLRQEFRVRASVESGEVNITQYNEAQLGDIRAHLRTQHPNWTLSQSRERLVISMNEEERRSIRTLTVTQNLQTMRGRIEELGITEAVVQRQGENRIRIELPGVQDPTSAKNIIGATASLAFYHVEPNASARTKVVNDQDGRPVLLHRNSILGGEHIIDARASLGEMGTPEVNITLNSTGGRLMTNHSRSNIGNPMATLYSEYSQSETGHSIEQSEVISVATIQSTLGNRFRITGVGSMQDAQELALLLRAGSLTAPVTIVEERTIGPTLGAENVKNGFAALALGLGFTLLFIACWYRRLGWVANTALTINLVCLFGLLALIPGAVLTLPGIAGLVLTVGMAVDTNVLIFERIKDKMREGRNFAQAIDRGFDSAFSSIFDANLTTMIVAIALYAIGNGPIQGFAITLGLGLLTSLFTGVFASRILINYLWGRDTSHEVKL, encoded by the coding sequence ATGAAGTTAAAGCGTTCAACCGCACCCATAAATTATTCAGCTAAATGGAAAGTCATCGTTCTTGCACTGTCTGTCGCACTGATGCTGCTCAGCGCCCTACCTTCTGCATTTGGCGAACGTGAAGCTTTACACATTTCAAACCATACGCACTCGGCACGTCCAGATAACATCTATCGCTATTTAGTGGATAACGATATCGATGTTCACAGCGTTCATGAAGCAAACGATATGTTTGTCGTGACCTTTTCTTCAAGTGGGCAGCAAGCTCCAGCACAAACATTAATGTCTGAGTTTATTCAACCATCGGAGACCGTTGCCCTCACACTCGAACCTGCCGCGCCTTCTTGGCTAACCTCGCTTGGTTTTCAGCCGATCAAATTAGGGTTAGATCTTCGTGGTGGCGTTCAGTTTCTCTTAGACGTCGACCTCACCCCCGTTTTTAATGCTCACGCACAATCGGTGATCGACGATCTTCGCCAGGAATTTCGTGTACGCGCTAGTGTAGAAAGCGGTGAAGTGAATATTACTCAATATAACGAAGCACAATTGGGGGATATTCGAGCTCACTTAAGAACACAGCATCCTAATTGGACTCTGAGTCAATCGAGGGAGCGCTTAGTAATCTCAATGAATGAGGAGGAAAGGCGTTCAATTCGAACTCTCACCGTGACACAAAACCTTCAAACCATGCGAGGCCGTATCGAAGAGTTAGGGATCACGGAAGCCGTCGTTCAGCGCCAAGGTGAAAATCGAATTCGTATCGAACTACCGGGCGTCCAAGATCCAACTTCAGCAAAAAACATTATCGGCGCCACGGCATCATTAGCGTTCTATCATGTGGAACCGAATGCCAGCGCACGAACGAAAGTCGTCAATGACCAAGATGGTCGGCCTGTCCTTCTTCATAGAAACAGCATCTTAGGAGGCGAACATATTATTGATGCTCGTGCCAGCCTAGGAGAAATGGGCACACCTGAAGTTAATATTACGCTTAATAGCACGGGTGGACGACTGATGACTAATCACTCGCGCAGTAATATCGGCAATCCAATGGCGACTCTGTACAGCGAATACAGCCAGTCAGAGACAGGGCATTCCATTGAACAAAGCGAAGTCATCAGTGTTGCAACAATTCAGTCTACGCTGGGTAATCGCTTTCGAATCACTGGCGTAGGCTCGATGCAAGATGCGCAAGAACTTGCTCTTCTATTGAGAGCTGGCTCGCTGACAGCTCCAGTCACCATCGTTGAAGAAAGAACAATAGGGCCAACGCTAGGCGCTGAAAACGTCAAAAATGGGTTTGCGGCACTCGCCTTGGGGCTGGGTTTTACTTTGCTGTTCATCGCCTGTTGGTATCGACGCCTTGGTTGGGTTGCGAACACGGCACTGACGATCAACTTAGTGTGCCTGTTTGGTCTGTTAGCGCTCATTCCAGGAGCAGTGCTCACGCTTCCCGGCATCGCAGGGTTAGTACTCACCGTGGGGATGGCAGTCGACACCAACGTACTTATCTTTGAGCGCATCAAAGACAAAATGCGAGAAGGCAGAAACTTTGCTCAAGCCATAGACAGAGGTTTCGATAGTGCATTCTCTTCGATTTTTGATGCCAACCTCACCACCATGATCGTCGCCATTGCTTTATATGCAATCGGTAACGGTCCGATTCAAGGCTTTGCTATCACACTGGGGTTAGGACTATTAACTAGCTTGTTTACCGGCGTATTTGCGTCTCGAATTCTTATCAACTATTTGTGGGGAAGAGACACCTCACACGAGGTGAAGCTGTAA